In one Gemmatimonadaceae bacterium genomic region, the following are encoded:
- a CDS encoding tyrosine--tRNA ligase: protein MTGHTFLEELAWRGLLFQHTEGAAAAMARGPVTGYCGFDPTASSLHVGSLVPMMTLVHLQRSGHRPVALVGGGTGMIGDPSGKASERQLLTTALVDENVAGIREQLARVLDFSGPRAALMRNNADWLRPLDLIGFLRDVGKHFTVNYMLQKDSVDSRIGSEAGISFTEFSYMLLQAYDYAELYRRDGVTLQVGGSDQWGNITAGTTLIRKLHGAEAHAVTVPLMTTAAGTKFGKSEAGAVWLDAGRTSPYQFYQFWIGSDDRDAGRFLRTFTLLSRPEIEALDETIVTAAGKREAQQVLAREVTTMIHGAEAAQAAAEVSALLFAKGDPSVLSAAALAALAREVPTAPVARADTFDTLALFVTAGLTASKGEARRLLQQGGLSVNGARLSADDATLAADRLLRGQYLLLRKGARDYALIDAAG from the coding sequence ATGACCGGCCACACTTTCCTCGAGGAACTCGCCTGGCGCGGGTTGCTGTTCCAGCACACGGAGGGCGCTGCGGCCGCCATGGCACGCGGCCCCGTGACCGGGTACTGCGGCTTCGACCCGACGGCGTCCAGCCTGCACGTCGGCAGCCTGGTGCCGATGATGACGCTCGTCCACCTGCAGCGGTCGGGGCACCGGCCGGTGGCGCTGGTGGGCGGCGGCACGGGGATGATCGGCGACCCGAGCGGCAAGGCCAGCGAACGCCAACTCCTCACCACGGCGCTCGTCGACGAGAACGTCGCCGGCATCCGCGAGCAGCTCGCCCGCGTGCTCGACTTCAGCGGCCCGCGGGCGGCGCTGATGCGCAACAATGCGGACTGGCTCCGTCCGCTCGACCTGATCGGCTTCCTGCGCGACGTGGGCAAGCACTTCACGGTCAACTACATGCTGCAGAAGGACTCGGTGGACTCGCGCATCGGCAGCGAGGCCGGGATCAGCTTCACCGAGTTCTCGTACATGCTGCTGCAGGCGTACGACTACGCGGAGCTGTACCGCCGCGACGGCGTCACGCTGCAGGTCGGTGGCAGCGACCAGTGGGGCAACATCACCGCCGGCACGACGCTGATCCGCAAGCTGCACGGGGCCGAGGCCCATGCGGTGACCGTGCCGCTGATGACGACGGCCGCCGGCACGAAGTTCGGCAAGAGCGAGGCCGGCGCCGTCTGGCTCGACGCCGGCCGCACCTCGCCGTACCAGTTCTACCAGTTCTGGATCGGCAGCGACGACCGCGATGCCGGCCGCTTCCTGCGCACCTTCACGCTGCTCTCACGCCCCGAGATCGAGGCGCTGGACGAGACCATCGTCACCGCCGCCGGCAAGCGCGAGGCGCAACAGGTGCTGGCCCGCGAGGTGACGACGATGATCCACGGAGCCGAGGCCGCGCAGGCCGCGGCGGAGGTGTCCGCGTTGCTGTTCGCGAAGGGCGACCCGTCGGTGCTCTCCGCCGCCGCGCTCGCCGCACTGGCGCGCGAGGTGCCGACGGCGCCGGTCGCGCGCGCCGACACCTTCGACACCCTGGCGCTGTTCGTGACCGCCGGCCTCACCGCCAGCAAGGGCGAGGCGCGGCGCCTGCTGCAGCAGGGTGGCCTGTCGGTGAACGGGGCGAGGCTCTCGGCCGATGACGCGACACTGGCCGCAGACCGGCTCCTCCGCGGGCAATACCTGCTGCTGCGGAAAGGCGCGCGCGACTACGCCCTCATCGACGCCGCAGGCTGA
- a CDS encoding PBP1A family penicillin-binding protein, producing the protein MASVAGILQNRFIRGALLLATLGTTLGAGAFTAGWTLVCAGGQCPSVDVLELYQPRQTSKLYAADGRFISELGLERRTVARLADIPPLVQNAFVYTEDRRFFSHHGIDFYRVFGSLLVNVVRGGYAQGFSTITMQLARNIFPERLERAKSVVRKMREGKVALAIERKYSKQKILELYLNQIYLGNGAYGVESAAQRYFGKNVRELNLAEASLLAALPKAPNRYNPRVEPDRAVQRRNTVLELLREQHIISDADASLAKAYPLQLAQRTETGDIAPYFVEWVRKQLDEQFGRQLYEQGLKVYTTLDIDMQLAAERAMEQQLRAIEGGRFGAYKFLTYEQHFARAGDDDRAESGITPYLQGAFVALDPRTGGVRAMVGGRDYGDSKFNRATQALRQPGSTFKPLVYADAIQNGHTTAEALEDSPLSVPQSGGGTWSPQNFDGRSMGYIPMRRALYLSRNQATVRLGMSLGEESVAAMARRFGLSTPMPPFPSLHLGAADVYPLEMIAAYTTFAAGGIRARPTGIVRVENAKGEVLWEPKPVRTAVLSTGEAWLMTDMLRDVVRRGTAARAVASLRIPSGGKTGTTNDGADVWFIGFTPDLVAGVWMGLDKPRTIMRNAQGGELAAPAWTAFMNEVYRRRANPGDFAGPGGLVAVPVDRLTGFRAGPLCPADRVYIDYFVAGTEPTQECDGSLPGAPGDGGDSLTNVMTLPGGGTVVTPRVKKPAADTTNPFRLP; encoded by the coding sequence ATGGCCTCAGTCGCTGGCATCCTCCAGAACCGGTTCATCCGTGGCGCGCTGCTGCTGGCGACCCTCGGCACCACGCTCGGAGCCGGCGCCTTCACCGCCGGCTGGACGCTGGTCTGCGCGGGCGGGCAGTGCCCCAGCGTGGACGTGCTGGAGCTCTACCAGCCGCGCCAGACCTCCAAGCTCTACGCCGCCGACGGCCGCTTCATCTCCGAGCTCGGCCTCGAGCGGCGCACCGTCGCGCGGCTGGCGGACATCCCGCCGCTGGTGCAGAACGCCTTCGTCTACACCGAGGACCGCCGCTTCTTCAGCCACCACGGCATCGACTTCTACCGCGTCTTCGGCTCGCTGCTCGTCAACGTCGTGCGCGGCGGCTACGCGCAGGGGTTCTCCACCATCACCATGCAGCTCGCGCGGAACATCTTCCCCGAGCGGCTCGAGCGCGCCAAGTCGGTCGTGCGCAAGATGCGCGAGGGCAAGGTCGCGCTGGCGATCGAGCGGAAGTACTCCAAGCAGAAGATCCTCGAGCTGTACCTGAACCAGATCTACCTCGGCAACGGCGCCTACGGCGTGGAGTCGGCCGCGCAGCGCTACTTCGGCAAGAACGTGCGCGAGCTGAACCTCGCCGAGGCCTCCCTGCTGGCCGCGCTGCCGAAGGCGCCCAACCGCTACAACCCGCGGGTGGAGCCGGATCGCGCCGTCCAGCGACGCAACACGGTCCTGGAGCTGCTGCGCGAGCAGCACATCATCAGCGACGCCGACGCCTCGCTGGCCAAGGCGTACCCGCTGCAGCTCGCGCAGCGGACGGAGACGGGCGACATCGCACCCTACTTCGTGGAGTGGGTGCGCAAGCAGCTCGACGAGCAGTTCGGCCGCCAGCTCTACGAGCAGGGCCTCAAGGTCTACACGACGCTCGACATCGACATGCAGCTGGCCGCCGAGCGCGCGATGGAGCAGCAGCTGCGCGCCATCGAGGGCGGCCGGTTCGGGGCCTACAAGTTCCTCACCTACGAGCAGCACTTCGCCCGCGCCGGTGACGACGACCGCGCCGAGTCGGGCATCACCCCCTACCTGCAGGGCGCGTTCGTGGCGCTCGACCCGCGCACCGGCGGCGTGCGCGCGATGGTCGGAGGCCGCGACTACGGCGACTCGAAGTTCAACCGCGCCACGCAGGCGCTGCGGCAGCCGGGGTCGACCTTCAAGCCGCTGGTCTACGCCGACGCGATCCAGAACGGCCACACCACCGCCGAGGCGCTCGAGGACAGCCCGCTCAGCGTGCCGCAGTCGGGTGGTGGCACCTGGTCGCCGCAGAACTTCGACGGCCGCAGCATGGGCTACATCCCGATGCGGCGCGCCCTGTACCTCTCGCGCAACCAGGCCACGGTGCGCCTCGGCATGAGCCTGGGCGAGGAGAGCGTGGCGGCCATGGCACGGCGCTTCGGGCTCAGCACGCCGATGCCGCCGTTCCCCAGCCTCCACCTCGGGGCCGCCGACGTCTACCCGCTCGAGATGATCGCCGCCTACACCACGTTCGCCGCCGGCGGCATCCGTGCCCGGCCCACCGGCATCGTGCGCGTCGAGAATGCGAAGGGCGAGGTACTCTGGGAGCCGAAGCCGGTGCGCACCGCCGTCCTCTCCACCGGCGAGGCCTGGCTGATGACCGACATGCTGCGCGATGTTGTCCGGCGTGGCACCGCCGCGCGCGCCGTCGCCAGCCTGCGCATTCCCTCGGGCGGCAAGACCGGCACCACCAACGACGGCGCCGACGTCTGGTTCATCGGCTTCACCCCCGACCTCGTCGCCGGCGTGTGGATGGGGCTCGACAAGCCGCGCACGATCATGCGGAACGCGCAGGGCGGTGAACTCGCGGCGCCGGCATGGACCGCCTTCATGAACGAGGTGTACCGGCGCCGCGCGAACCCCGGCGACTTCGCCGGCCCGGGCGGCCTGGTCGCGGTGCCCGTCGACCGGCTCACCGGCTTCCGCGCCGGACCGCTCTGCCCCGCCGATCGCGTCTACATCGACTACTTCGTCGCCGGCACCGAGCCCACGCAGGAGTGTGATGGCTCGCTGCCGGGGGCACCGGGCGACGGTGGTGACAGCCTCACCAACGTGATGACGCTCCCGGGGGGCGGCACCGTCGTCACGCCGCGCGTGAAGAAGCCGGCGGCCGACACGACGAATCCGTTCCGCCTGCCGTGA
- a CDS encoding ABC transporter ATP-binding protein: MAATIACNLLVAGLDVFSLTLLIPFLQLLFGTAPGAAQQAATGGIQGTLNAYLGRFLDPADKMGSLQVVVLIILGVVALKNAFAWLSGQLGASLQELVTRDLRDTVYRHLVQLPLSYFQRTKVGQVVSRVLSDTSQSKALVTELVTRSLQSAATIVVSITYLISLSWRLTVVALVLAPLLIGALQPIIRKLRKRHRRLSNEYGEMTSIVQEAVSGIRLVKASGAEPHETTRFTDASGRYARAMTRVSALGALSQPLTEIAGTGIAVLVLWIGARQVLVDGSLNGADLITFLLVVLRMLQPLKQVSQVPATAQQSLASAERLFEVLDEPTEASLDRGTRTVAAVAQGVRFEGVSFTYGDEPVLRDLTFEAPRGEIVALVGASGAGKSTLVDLVPRFITPTSGRILLDGVDLQEITLRSLRGLTGIVSQDTVLFNDTVRANIAFGAPGRYTQPQVEAAARAANAHEFITALPQGYDTVLGERGTRLSGGQRQRIAIARALLSDPPILILDEATSALDTESERLVQDAIDRLLAGRTVFVIAHRLSTVEHAQQILVLDRGRIIERGTHAALLAQRGAYHRLYTLQFREREPLAAAGVDA; encoded by the coding sequence ATGGCCGCGACGATCGCGTGCAACCTGCTGGTCGCCGGGCTCGACGTCTTCTCGCTCACGCTGCTGATCCCGTTCCTGCAGCTGCTCTTCGGCACCGCCCCCGGTGCCGCGCAGCAGGCCGCGACCGGTGGCATCCAGGGCACCCTCAACGCGTACCTTGGCCGGTTCCTCGACCCGGCCGACAAGATGGGATCGTTGCAGGTCGTCGTGCTCATCATCCTCGGCGTGGTCGCGCTGAAGAACGCCTTCGCGTGGCTCAGCGGACAGCTCGGCGCGAGCCTGCAGGAGCTGGTCACGCGCGATCTGCGCGACACGGTGTACCGCCACCTGGTGCAGCTCCCGCTCTCGTACTTCCAGCGCACGAAGGTGGGGCAGGTGGTCTCCCGCGTCCTCTCCGACACGTCGCAGAGCAAGGCGCTCGTGACCGAGCTGGTCACCCGCTCGCTGCAGAGTGCCGCCACGATCGTGGTGAGCATCACCTACCTCATCTCGCTGAGCTGGCGGCTGACGGTGGTGGCGCTGGTGCTGGCCCCGCTGCTCATCGGGGCGCTCCAGCCGATCATCCGGAAGCTCCGCAAGCGGCACCGCCGCCTGAGCAACGAGTACGGCGAGATGACGAGCATCGTGCAGGAGGCGGTGAGCGGCATCCGGCTGGTGAAGGCGAGTGGGGCCGAGCCGCACGAGACGACGCGCTTCACCGATGCCAGCGGACGCTATGCGCGTGCCATGACGCGGGTCTCGGCGCTCGGCGCCCTCTCGCAGCCGCTGACCGAGATCGCCGGCACCGGTATCGCCGTGCTGGTGCTCTGGATCGGCGCGCGCCAGGTCCTCGTCGACGGCTCGCTCAACGGTGCCGACCTGATCACGTTCCTGCTGGTGGTGCTCCGCATGCTGCAGCCGCTGAAGCAGGTCTCGCAGGTGCCGGCCACCGCGCAGCAGTCGCTGGCCAGCGCGGAGCGGCTCTTCGAGGTGCTCGACGAGCCGACCGAGGCGAGCCTCGACCGGGGCACGCGCACCGTCGCGGCGGTGGCGCAGGGCGTCCGCTTCGAGGGCGTGTCGTTCACCTACGGTGACGAGCCGGTGCTGCGTGACCTCACGTTCGAGGCGCCCCGCGGGGAGATCGTGGCCCTGGTCGGGGCCAGCGGCGCGGGGAAGAGCACCCTCGTGGACCTCGTCCCGCGCTTCATCACGCCGACGTCGGGCCGCATCCTGCTCGACGGCGTGGACCTGCAGGAGATCACGCTCCGGTCGCTGCGCGGGCTCACCGGCATCGTGAGCCAGGACACGGTGCTGTTCAACGACACCGTCCGCGCCAACATCGCCTTCGGTGCCCCCGGCCGCTACACGCAGCCGCAGGTGGAGGCCGCCGCCCGTGCCGCCAATGCGCACGAGTTCATCACCGCGCTGCCGCAGGGGTACGACACGGTGCTCGGCGAGCGCGGAACGCGGCTGAGCGGCGGGCAGCGGCAGCGCATCGCCATCGCCCGCGCCCTCCTCAGCGATCCCCCGATCCTGATCCTCGACGAGGCCACCTCGGCGCTGGACACCGAGAGCGAGCGGCTGGTGCAGGACGCGATCGACCGCCTCCTGGCCGGCCGCACGGTCTTCGTGATCGCGCACCGACTCAGCACCGTCGAGCACGCGCAGCAGATCCTGGTGCTCGATCGCGGCCGCATCATCGAGCGCGGCACGCACGCCGCGCTGCTGGCGCAGCGCGGGGCCTACCATCGGCTCTACACCCTGCAGTTCCGCGAGCGCGAACCCCTTGCCGCCGCCGGGGTGGACGCATGA
- a CDS encoding glycosyltransferase family 4 protein, which produces MKQIMFFHPSPEWDGLARVFVEAGHALAARGVTVGIACPPASDVASGCTAFDLLPFEPRESWFGDTMRFATMVREFRANTVVVAGDEAHALAAWALRRNGRGTAVLRRMPTGIVSPVTFRTRLAVRLAPTWFMHSSAAEATASAPVKGLRGRIVADLAIDPAQFDRVLASPTPIGTTTIAIVTDPDARRATAAALRTIAAMRSRGHPIRALLIGTPPDANEVRVHATALGLGDALALVGDPIDRAPLLAAADLVWVAADHDDGGIAVLDAMALRRPVISTRGAMAERYIRHGETGMIVDREDAMANAATLTHLLDDPAQLDRLADVAGVDARARRTLSTVADAIMTVLDQATAARVAA; this is translated from the coding sequence ATGAAGCAGATCATGTTCTTCCACCCGTCACCGGAGTGGGACGGGCTGGCGCGGGTCTTCGTCGAGGCCGGCCACGCGCTCGCGGCACGCGGGGTGACGGTCGGCATCGCGTGCCCGCCGGCGTCGGACGTGGCGTCGGGCTGCACGGCATTCGACCTCCTGCCCTTCGAGCCGCGGGAGTCGTGGTTCGGCGACACGATGCGGTTCGCCACGATGGTCCGGGAGTTCCGGGCCAACACGGTGGTGGTCGCGGGGGACGAGGCCCACGCACTCGCCGCCTGGGCCCTGCGCCGCAACGGCCGCGGCACGGCGGTGCTCCGCCGCATGCCCACCGGCATCGTCTCACCGGTCACCTTCCGCACCCGGCTCGCCGTGCGCCTGGCCCCCACCTGGTTCATGCACAGCTCCGCCGCCGAGGCCACCGCCTCGGCCCCGGTGAAGGGCCTGCGCGGCCGGATCGTGGCCGACCTCGCGATCGACCCGGCACAATTCGACCGCGTCCTCGCCTCACCGACGCCGATCGGCACCACCACCATCGCCATCGTCACCGACCCGGATGCGCGGCGCGCCACAGCGGCCGCGCTCCGCACCATCGCAGCCATGCGCAGCCGCGGGCATCCGATCCGCGCCCTGCTCATCGGCACGCCACCGGACGCCAACGAGGTGCGGGTGCACGCCACGGCGCTTGGCCTGGGCGATGCGCTGGCACTGGTCGGCGACCCGATCGATCGCGCCCCCCTGCTCGCCGCGGCCGACCTGGTGTGGGTGGCGGCCGATCACGACGATGGCGGCATCGCGGTGCTGGACGCGATGGCGCTCCGGCGCCCCGTGATCTCGACGCGCGGCGCGATGGCCGAGCGCTACATCCGCCACGGCGAGACCGGCATGATCGTGGATCGCGAGGACGCGATGGCGAACGCCGCCACGCTCACGCACCTCCTCGACGATCCTGCGCAGCTCGATCGCCTCGCGGATGTCGCCGGCGTGGACGCGCGTGCGCGCCGCACGCTCTCGACCGTGGCGGATGCCATCATGACGGTGCTCGACCAGGCCACGGCGGCGCGGGTGGCGGCCTGA
- a CDS encoding response regulator, whose amino-acid sequence MTTTAKAVLWVDDEAEMLEAHRIFLMDKGYAVEMARNSEDALELLRRRRFDVLLLDEQMPGKRGLETWRDVQAIDPMLPVVMITKSEEDGTLREALGAAVHDYLVKPVNPRQVLTAITRILDGTRLRQQALAREFVERFRAFEAEGYSADWRGWVDRTAEVTRWDVALDEAGEGGLRESLVGLYPAMRREFAHFIRRQYPLWLADLQGDRPPLSIDIVAEHVAPLLTTEKAACFIVVDCLRLDQWAGLAPLLGQWFTEERSHYYSILPTATPYSRNALFSGLFPGEMAGMHPDWWKEREDESLNAHERQLLELQLKELGHNVPVRYHKISTPHESEELERKVTTAVAPEGVSAFVFNFVDLLTHSRSDNSVLLEVAKDEVALRRLTRQWFERSSLFSVLKEAARKGITVILTSDHGSILCQTPATVFARRDATHNLRYKFGEDLRAEKAEQALLFPNADALRLPRRGLGKNTLLAAGDCYFVYPTKLREYQGRYRGGFFHGGVSPEEMILPLVRLVPRR is encoded by the coding sequence ATGACCACCACCGCCAAAGCCGTCCTGTGGGTCGATGACGAGGCCGAGATGCTCGAGGCCCACCGCATCTTCCTCATGGACAAGGGCTACGCCGTCGAGATGGCCCGGAACTCGGAAGACGCCCTCGAGCTGCTCCGGCGCCGGCGCTTCGACGTGCTCCTGCTCGACGAGCAGATGCCCGGCAAGCGTGGCCTGGAGACCTGGCGTGACGTGCAGGCCATCGACCCGATGCTGCCGGTGGTGATGATCACCAAGAGCGAGGAGGATGGCACGCTGCGCGAGGCGCTGGGCGCGGCCGTGCACGACTACCTCGTGAAGCCGGTGAACCCGCGCCAGGTGCTCACCGCCATCACCCGGATCCTCGACGGCACGCGCCTCCGGCAACAGGCCCTGGCACGCGAGTTCGTGGAGCGGTTCCGCGCGTTCGAGGCGGAAGGCTACAGTGCCGACTGGCGGGGCTGGGTGGACCGCACCGCCGAGGTCACGCGCTGGGACGTGGCGCTGGACGAGGCCGGCGAGGGGGGGCTGCGCGAGTCGCTGGTGGGTCTCTATCCCGCCATGCGGCGCGAGTTCGCCCACTTCATCCGGCGGCAGTACCCTCTCTGGCTGGCCGACCTGCAGGGCGACCGCCCGCCCCTCTCGATCGACATCGTCGCCGAGCACGTCGCGCCGCTGCTCACCACCGAGAAGGCGGCCTGCTTCATCGTGGTGGACTGCCTGCGCCTCGACCAGTGGGCCGGGCTGGCGCCCCTGCTCGGCCAGTGGTTCACCGAGGAGCGCTCGCACTATTACTCGATCCTGCCCACCGCCACGCCGTACTCGCGGAATGCACTCTTCAGCGGCCTCTTTCCGGGCGAGATGGCGGGGATGCACCCCGACTGGTGGAAGGAGCGCGAGGACGAGTCGCTGAATGCCCACGAGCGGCAGCTGCTGGAGTTGCAGCTCAAGGAACTGGGGCACAACGTGCCGGTGCGCTACCACAAGATCAGCACCCCGCACGAGTCCGAGGAACTGGAGCGCAAGGTGACCACCGCGGTGGCGCCCGAGGGGGTGAGCGCGTTCGTGTTCAACTTCGTGGACCTGCTCACGCACAGCCGCTCCGACAACTCGGTGCTGCTGGAGGTGGCGAAGGACGAGGTGGCGCTGCGGCGGCTCACGCGGCAGTGGTTCGAGCGCTCGAGCCTCTTCAGCGTGCTGAAGGAGGCGGCGCGGAAGGGGATCACCGTGATCCTCACCAGCGACCACGGCTCCATCCTCTGCCAGACGCCGGCCACGGTGTTCGCGCGCCGCGATGCGACGCACAACCTGCGCTACAAGTTCGGTGAGGACCTGCGCGCCGAGAAGGCGGAGCAGGCGCTGCTCTTCCCGAACGCCGATGCGCTCCGGCTGCCGCGCCGCGGGCTGGGCAAGAACACGCTGCTGGCGGCCGGGGACTGCTACTTTGTGTATCCGACCAAGCTCCGCGAGTACCAGGGCCGGTACCGCGGTGGCTTCTTCCATGGCGGTGTCAGCCCCGAGGAGATGATCCTGCCGCTCGTGCGTCTCGTGCCCCGCCGCTGA
- a CDS encoding aminotransferase class V-fold PLP-dependent enzyme, with protein sequence MSDFAALRQREYPWMTDSPVIYLDHASTGAYPKCTADVAASYVQLRHMPHTLRGEHFFAVLQRSRELVATLIGATPGEIALTTNTSHGLNLAAFALPLSAGDEILTVDREFPANVFPWIKRAERVGASIVRLPCVDDVPDVPALLDAIATRPNVKIVAVSWVSFCSGARIDLEAVGQACKARGIYFVVDAIQGLGALPLDVSRTHIDILSCGAQKWLQSPWGSAFTYVRRALVTQLEPPVVGWMSTMGSDDLFNMLTYEPAWFDDARRFEVITLPFPDFAGMNASLALFLELGPAAIAEHIASLGDRLVAFCDAHPEIRLVTPRARDRRAGVFAVQPPDLDATSARLRAHDVIHSVRERCIRLAPHWYTTPAQWETVLGLLLPG encoded by the coding sequence ATGAGCGACTTCGCCGCACTCCGCCAGCGCGAGTACCCGTGGATGACGGACAGCCCCGTCATCTACCTCGACCACGCCTCGACCGGTGCCTACCCGAAGTGCACCGCCGATGTGGCGGCGTCCTACGTGCAGCTCCGGCACATGCCGCACACGCTCCGCGGAGAGCACTTCTTCGCCGTGCTGCAGCGGTCGCGTGAGCTGGTCGCGACGCTGATCGGGGCCACGCCGGGCGAGATCGCCCTCACCACCAACACCTCGCACGGCCTGAACCTCGCCGCCTTCGCGCTCCCACTCTCGGCGGGCGACGAGATCCTGACCGTCGACCGCGAGTTCCCGGCCAACGTGTTCCCCTGGATCAAGCGCGCCGAGCGCGTCGGCGCGAGCATCGTGCGGCTGCCGTGTGTGGACGACGTGCCGGATGTGCCGGCGCTGCTCGACGCCATCGCGACGCGGCCGAACGTGAAGATCGTGGCGGTGAGCTGGGTCTCGTTCTGCAGCGGCGCGCGCATCGACCTCGAAGCGGTGGGCCAGGCCTGCAAGGCGCGCGGCATCTACTTCGTGGTGGATGCCATCCAGGGGCTTGGCGCACTGCCGTTGGACGTCAGCCGCACGCACATCGACATCCTCTCGTGCGGCGCGCAGAAGTGGCTCCAGTCGCCGTGGGGCAGCGCGTTCACCTACGTGCGCCGCGCGCTGGTCACGCAGCTCGAGCCACCGGTGGTGGGATGGATGTCCACCATGGGCTCCGACGACCTGTTCAACATGCTCACCTACGAACCGGCGTGGTTCGACGACGCGCGCCGCTTCGAGGTGATCACGCTGCCATTCCCCGACTTCGCCGGGATGAACGCCAGCCTCGCGCTGTTCCTTGAACTCGGGCCCGCGGCGATCGCGGAGCACATCGCATCGCTGGGCGACCGGCTGGTGGCGTTCTGCGACGCCCACCCGGAGATCCGGCTCGTCACGCCGCGCGCCCGCGACCGGCGTGCGGGCGTGTTCGCCGTGCAGCCCCCCGACCTCGACGCCACGTCGGCCCGCCTCCGCGCACACGACGTGATCCACTCCGTCCGTGAACGCTGCATCCGGCTCGCGCCCCACTGGTACACCACGCCGGCGCAGTGGGAGACGGTCCTCGGGCTGTTGCTGCCCGGGTGA
- a CDS encoding ABC transporter permease, with protein MRQDGRALTGALLVAALVIAAIAAPLLTSHDPIAIDLAQQLARPSAQHWLGTDIQGRDILARLLFGARISLAVGLGAQAIALLVGGTLGLLSGFYGRWIDELVMRVADVTLAFPTLLLLIAMVAAFQPSLTVVTVTIGVVGWAGVARLVRGQVMVVRGLEYVQAARALGLTDLRILLRHVLPAVTGPLVIVGTLGIAAAIMAESSLSFLGLGVQPPTPSWGGMIADARDLSQLRRAPWTSLAPGITIGCAVLAFNLLGDALRDATDPRQITRRLARQATP; from the coding sequence ATGCGACAGGATGGCCGGGCCCTGACCGGTGCGCTGCTGGTGGCGGCGCTGGTCATTGCCGCCATCGCGGCGCCGCTCCTCACCTCGCACGACCCGATCGCGATCGACCTCGCGCAGCAGCTGGCGCGGCCGTCGGCGCAGCACTGGCTCGGCACCGACATCCAGGGGCGCGACATCCTGGCGCGCCTGCTCTTCGGCGCACGCATCTCCCTCGCCGTCGGCCTCGGGGCGCAGGCCATCGCCCTCCTCGTGGGGGGCACGCTCGGCCTCCTCAGCGGCTTCTACGGGCGCTGGATCGACGAGCTCGTGATGCGCGTCGCCGACGTCACGCTGGCCTTCCCGACACTGCTGCTCCTGATCGCGATGGTGGCGGCGTTCCAGCCCAGCCTCACCGTGGTGACGGTCACCATCGGCGTGGTCGGATGGGCGGGGGTGGCGCGCCTGGTGCGCGGACAGGTGATGGTCGTGCGCGGACTGGAATACGTGCAGGCCGCGCGCGCCCTCGGACTCACCGACCTGCGCATCCTGCTCCGCCATGTGCTGCCCGCGGTCACCGGGCCGCTCGTGATCGTCGGCACCCTCGGCATCGCGGCTGCGATCATGGCCGAATCGTCCCTTAGCTTCCTGGGGCTCGGCGTGCAGCCACCAACGCCCAGCTGGGGTGGCATGATCGCCGATGCCCGCGACCTGTCGCAGCTGCGGCGCGCCCCGTGGACATCCCTCGCGCCCGGCATCACCATCGGGTGTGCCGTGCTCGCCTTCAACCTGCTCGGTGACGCGCTGCGCGACGCCACCGACCCACGCCAGATCACCCGCCGGCTGGCCCGGCAGGCCACACCATGA
- a CDS encoding lysophospholipid acyltransferase family protein, whose amino-acid sequence MRAPTLQHHLEYAGIRAVVFALRFLPFRAGSAVGAALGRLAYRLGIRARVTETQIAFAFPTLTHAQVTALARESYENLGRTSIEAALMEGATPADLLALFDRVDGWEHLDAILQAGRGGLLVTGHLGNWELGGSYIAARGVPIDAIARHMGNRVFERYLTRVRQRFGVQVVFDEQAVRQTPRSVRHNRIVGFLSDQGVLGLASLFVPFFGRVAKTPRGPAVFALRLGVPMVFVAAVRQASGHYRLVVEPLEVQDSGDREADVLRLVTAYTERLEHWVREYPGQYFWQHRRWKYQPDGAPPLPEGM is encoded by the coding sequence GTGCGTGCCCCCACGCTGCAACACCACCTCGAGTACGCCGGAATCCGCGCGGTGGTCTTCGCCCTGCGATTCCTGCCGTTCCGCGCCGGCTCCGCAGTGGGCGCCGCGCTGGGCCGGCTGGCCTACCGGCTCGGCATCCGCGCCCGCGTCACCGAGACCCAGATCGCCTTCGCCTTCCCCACGCTGACGCACGCACAGGTGACGGCGCTGGCGCGCGAATCGTACGAGAACCTCGGCCGCACGTCGATCGAGGCGGCGCTGATGGAGGGGGCCACGCCGGCCGACCTGCTCGCCTTGTTCGACCGGGTGGATGGCTGGGAGCACCTCGACGCCATCCTGCAGGCGGGGCGCGGTGGCCTGCTCGTCACGGGGCACCTTGGCAACTGGGAGCTGGGGGGCAGCTACATCGCGGCGCGGGGCGTACCGATCGATGCCATCGCGCGCCACATGGGCAACCGCGTCTTCGAGCGCTACCTCACGCGGGTCCGCCAGCGCTTCGGCGTGCAGGTCGTGTTCGACGAGCAGGCCGTGCGGCAGACCCCGCGCAGCGTGCGCCACAACCGGATCGTCGGCTTCCTGTCGGACCAGGGGGTGCTCGGCCTCGCGTCCCTGTTCGTGCCGTTCTTCGGGCGTGTGGCGAAGACGCCGCGCGGCCCGGCGGTGTTCGCGCTGCGCCTCGGCGTGCCGATGGTCTTCGTCGCGGCCGTGCGGCAGGCGTCGGGACACTACCGCCTCGTGGTCGAACCGCTCGAGGTGCAGGACAGCGGCGATCGCGAGGCCGACGTGCTGCGCCTCGTCACCGCCTACACCGAACGGCTCGAGCACTGGGTGCGCGAGTATCCCGGCCAGTACTTCTGGCAGCACCGGCGCTGGAAGTACCAGCCGGACGGCGCCCCGCCGCTGCCGGAGGGGATGTGA